One window of Corynebacterium accolens genomic DNA carries:
- a CDS encoding tRNA (cytidine(34)-2'-O)-methyltransferase translates to MSQLHIVFDNPVIPTNTGNAIRTAAVTGASLHLIEPLGFNFDDKHLKRAGLDYHDLADVQIHKDFDACMEALPGARVFAFTTHTDKWFTDVEYQDGDVLLFGTEPTGLPDEHVNHPRITDQVRIPMVPARRSMNLSNSASTAVFEAWRQLGFKGAV, encoded by the coding sequence ATGAGCCAGCTGCACATCGTCTTTGATAATCCCGTCATTCCCACCAATACCGGCAATGCCATTCGCACCGCTGCGGTAACGGGCGCGAGCCTGCACCTGATTGAGCCGCTGGGGTTTAACTTTGACGATAAGCACCTAAAGCGCGCCGGGTTGGACTATCACGACCTGGCAGATGTGCAGATTCATAAGGATTTCGACGCGTGCATGGAGGCGCTGCCCGGCGCGCGCGTTTTCGCGTTTACCACGCATACGGATAAGTGGTTTACAGACGTGGAGTACCAGGACGGCGACGTTCTGCTCTTCGGCACGGAGCCGACCGGTCTGCCGGATGAGCATGTCAACCATCCGCGCATCACCGATCAGGTGCGCATTCCGATGGTCCCGGCCAGGCGCTCGATGAACCTCTCCAACTCCGCATCAACCGCGGTCTTTGAGGCCTGGCGTCAGCTGGGGTTTAAGGGAGCGGTGTAA
- a CDS encoding MBL fold metallo-hydrolase, with translation MEFSLLGHACVAVEAPGGRILIDPGTMTPTIPDADAVLITHAHADHLDPDRLPDAPLWGPAEVCEKLGRGTAVSPGETITVAGQDIEVLGGRHALIHPNIPRPVNVGYYLGGLLHPGDQYIDHPADVLLLPIAGPWVKAAEAADYAQRVGAAVTVPIHDAVLSDVGRTAFDTMLTKAGVQGYKRLNPGEKFTA, from the coding sequence ATGGAATTTAGTCTGCTTGGCCACGCCTGCGTCGCCGTCGAGGCACCAGGCGGGCGCATCCTTATCGATCCCGGAACAATGACGCCGACTATCCCCGATGCCGATGCGGTGCTCATTACCCACGCGCATGCGGATCACCTGGATCCGGACCGGCTTCCCGATGCCCCGCTCTGGGGCCCTGCCGAGGTCTGCGAGAAGCTGGGGCGCGGCACCGCGGTCTCACCCGGCGAGACCATCACCGTCGCGGGGCAGGACATCGAGGTGCTCGGCGGGCGGCACGCGCTGATTCATCCGAATATTCCGCGGCCGGTCAACGTGGGCTACTACTTGGGCGGCCTGCTCCACCCGGGCGATCAGTACATCGATCACCCGGCCGACGTGTTGCTCCTGCCCATCGCTGGACCCTGGGTGAAGGCCGCTGAGGCCGCCGATTATGCCCAGCGCGTCGGTGCCGCGGTCACGGTTCCCATCCATGACGCCGTGCTTTCCGATGTCGGCCGCACCGCCTTCGACACCATGCTCACCAAAGCCGGAGTACAGGGCTATAAGCGGCTAAATCCAGGCGAGAAATTTACCGCTTAG
- a CDS encoding PH domain-containing protein gives MSEEMNPVSPRLVKVRYIRHLGWTVISATAAAAAGYWWTPWFYWAAGLFAVLFFWLLWLIPAQVRRMGWCETDDELLITRGKLWHSFTVVPYGRIQFVDVSAGPLERAFGLKELQLHTASATTDATVKGLDAPLADALRTRLTHHARERMSGL, from the coding sequence ATGAGCGAAGAAATGAACCCCGTCTCGCCGCGTTTGGTGAAGGTGCGCTATATCCGTCACTTGGGCTGGACGGTTATTTCCGCCACGGCGGCCGCAGCGGCAGGGTACTGGTGGACCCCGTGGTTCTACTGGGCGGCGGGGCTCTTCGCCGTCCTCTTTTTCTGGCTGCTCTGGCTCATTCCGGCCCAGGTGCGCCGCATGGGCTGGTGCGAAACCGACGATGAGCTGCTCATTACGCGCGGCAAGCTGTGGCATTCTTTCACCGTTGTGCCCTACGGCCGCATCCAGTTCGTGGACGTGTCCGCCGGCCCCCTCGAGCGCGCCTTCGGGCTCAAGGAACTGCAGCTGCACACCGCCTCCGCAACCACGGACGCCACGGTGAAGGGCTTGGACGCCCCGCTTGCCGATGCCCTCCGCACCCGCCTTACCCACCACGCCCGCGAACGGATGAGCGGGCTATGA
- a CDS encoding helix-turn-helix domain-containing protein has product MKALSEEQEPQVICHLDRIMEERGITGAALAKEVGITPVNLSVLKNNRAKAVRFNTLAALCAALDCQPGDIFEVE; this is encoded by the coding sequence TTGAAGGCCTTGTCTGAGGAGCAAGAACCCCAGGTGATCTGCCACCTCGACCGGATAATGGAGGAGCGCGGTATTACCGGAGCGGCGCTCGCCAAAGAGGTGGGCATCACCCCAGTTAACCTGTCCGTCCTGAAGAATAATCGCGCCAAGGCCGTGCGCTTTAACACCCTTGCGGCACTGTGTGCGGCGCTGGACTGCCAGCCGGGCGATATTTTCGAAGTGGAATAG
- a CDS encoding sigma-70 family RNA polymerase sigma factor, with translation MPARLLEVNSHPVSTLTPDDHARLNRLLTASAAGDKRAFSQFYDALAPTIYSVCLHVLRNQALAEEVAQDVFVEVWTKAVHFDPEKGTARSWAGRIAHGRAVDKLRSHVASVERDDREAALADAAFHLDIEDEALSNVESQRLRAAVDEIGEPHRTAVMLAFFAGLTRAELAESTNVPIGTAKTRVRDGVQKLKLILGKEGK, from the coding sequence ATGCCCGCCCGACTGCTGGAGGTAAACTCACACCCTGTGTCTACGCTCACTCCCGACGACCACGCGCGATTAAACCGCCTCTTGACGGCGTCCGCCGCGGGGGATAAGCGTGCCTTCAGCCAGTTCTACGACGCCCTCGCGCCGACCATTTACAGCGTCTGCCTGCACGTTCTGCGCAATCAGGCGTTGGCGGAGGAAGTGGCCCAGGACGTCTTTGTTGAGGTGTGGACTAAGGCCGTGCACTTCGATCCGGAGAAGGGGACGGCGCGTTCGTGGGCGGGGCGGATTGCGCATGGGCGGGCCGTCGATAAGCTGCGCAGCCATGTTGCCAGCGTGGAGCGGGATGACCGCGAAGCCGCGCTTGCCGATGCCGCCTTTCACCTAGACATCGAAGATGAAGCCCTCAGCAATGTGGAATCGCAGCGTTTGCGCGCGGCCGTCGACGAGATTGGCGAGCCGCACCGCACGGCCGTGATGCTTGCATTCTTTGCTGGATTAACCCGCGCCGAATTGGCAGAATCAACAAATGTACCGATTGGTACGGCGAAGACGCGCGTGCGCGATGGTGTGCAGAAACTAAAACTTATACTCGGGAAGGAGGGGAAATGA
- the metX gene encoding homoserine O-acetyltransferase MetX — MSCISIGNFRTEAGATLSDAHIAYHRFGHFLGDPHGGNNVILVEHALTGNADVAEWWCDLIGPGKALDTTKWCVIAMNALGGCNGSTGPSSPHADGRRWGSRFPALSIRDLVAAEKKALEELGITRVHAIIGGSMGGARTLEWTLMYPEAVDAACVIAVSARASAWQIGIQSAQISAIERDPFWHGGDYYSSSQRPREGLAAARRIAHLTYRGEQEIDERFGVQAQTGEEPLGPYRRHDQRFAVNSYLDYQGSKLADHFDAGSYVTLTEALNRHDIGRGRGGLNRALGSSQVPTMVVGVDTDILYPYHQQEHLSRNLGNLLAMAKVVSPVGHDAFLTESRQMDRILRNFLTLSQPHPLDVDSTIDYAI, encoded by the coding sequence ATGAGCTGTATAAGTATCGGCAATTTTCGCACCGAAGCAGGCGCCACGCTTTCCGATGCCCACATCGCCTACCACCGCTTCGGCCATTTCCTCGGCGATCCGCACGGCGGGAATAACGTCATCCTGGTGGAACACGCGCTGACCGGCAATGCTGATGTTGCCGAGTGGTGGTGCGATCTCATTGGCCCAGGCAAGGCGCTCGATACGACGAAGTGGTGCGTTATCGCCATGAACGCACTCGGTGGCTGCAATGGCTCCACCGGCCCCTCCTCCCCGCATGCGGATGGCCGCCGTTGGGGATCGCGCTTTCCGGCGCTATCTATTCGCGATTTGGTAGCCGCAGAGAAAAAGGCGCTGGAAGAGCTCGGGATAACGCGCGTGCATGCGATCATCGGCGGTTCCATGGGTGGCGCGCGCACCTTGGAATGGACGCTGATGTATCCCGAGGCTGTCGATGCCGCGTGCGTTATTGCCGTCTCCGCGCGCGCCTCCGCGTGGCAGATTGGTATCCAGTCGGCGCAGATTTCCGCGATTGAACGCGATCCCTTCTGGCACGGCGGCGACTATTATTCCTCCTCTCAGCGCCCCCGCGAGGGCCTGGCGGCAGCGCGGCGCATCGCGCACTTGACGTATCGCGGCGAGCAGGAAATCGATGAGCGCTTTGGTGTTCAGGCCCAAACCGGCGAAGAGCCGCTGGGGCCTTACCGCCGCCACGACCAGCGCTTCGCCGTGAATTCCTACCTTGATTATCAGGGCTCGAAGCTAGCGGATCACTTCGATGCCGGCTCCTATGTCACGCTTACCGAGGCCCTCAACCGCCACGACATCGGCCGCGGCCGCGGCGGCCTGAACCGCGCGCTCGGTTCTTCACAGGTGCCGACCATGGTCGTGGGCGTCGACACGGACATCCTTTATCCGTATCACCAGCAGGAACACCTCTCGCGCAACCTGGGCAACCTGCTAGCCATGGCGAAGGTAGTCTCACCCGTTGGCCACGATGCATTCCTCACGGAATCGCGCCAGATGGACCGCATCCTGCGCAACTTCCTCACCCTGTCCCAACCGCACCCGCTGGACGTGGACAGCACCATCGACTACGCCATCTAG
- a CDS encoding bifunctional methylenetetrahydrofolate dehydrogenase/methenyltetrahydrofolate cyclohydrolase, with product MSATKLDGTLYRDEIFADLAERVAALKDKGITPGLATVLVGEDPGSQSYVKMKHRDCEKLGINSIRKDLPADISQEELEAVIDELNADDACTGYIVQLPLPKHLDENAILERIDPEKDADGLHPVNLGKLVLNEEAPLPCTPNGCLHLLRRFGVELNGAKTVVIGRGVTVGRPIGLMLTRRSENSTVTLCHTGTKDLAAETREADIVIAAAGQPHMLTADMIKEGAALLDVGVSRVDGKLTGDIAPDCWDKAGYVSPNPGGVGPLTRAFLVRNIVERAEKLA from the coding sequence ATGAGCGCTACCAAACTAGATGGCACCTTGTACCGTGACGAGATTTTTGCGGACCTCGCCGAGCGCGTGGCCGCCCTGAAAGACAAGGGGATAACCCCTGGCCTGGCCACCGTTCTGGTGGGCGAGGACCCAGGCTCCCAGTCCTATGTAAAGATGAAGCACCGCGATTGCGAAAAGTTGGGTATTAATTCCATCCGCAAGGACCTGCCGGCGGATATTTCGCAGGAGGAGCTCGAGGCGGTCATCGATGAGCTCAATGCCGATGACGCCTGCACCGGCTACATCGTCCAGCTCCCGTTGCCCAAGCACCTGGATGAAAACGCCATTCTCGAGCGCATCGATCCCGAAAAAGACGCCGATGGCCTCCACCCGGTCAATCTGGGCAAGCTCGTGCTTAACGAGGAAGCCCCGCTGCCGTGCACCCCGAATGGCTGCCTGCACCTGCTGCGCCGCTTCGGCGTGGAGCTGAACGGTGCCAAGACCGTCGTCATCGGCCGCGGCGTGACCGTTGGTCGCCCCATTGGCCTGATGCTGACCCGCCGCAGCGAGAACTCCACCGTTACCCTGTGCCACACCGGCACGAAGGACCTCGCCGCCGAGACCCGTGAAGCCGATATCGTCATCGCCGCTGCCGGCCAGCCGCACATGCTCACCGCGGACATGATTAAGGAAGGCGCCGCGCTTCTCGATGTCGGCGTGTCCCGCGTCGACGGCAAGCTCACCGGCGATATCGCCCCCGACTGCTGGGATAAGGCCGGGTACGTCTCGCCCAACCCAGGCGGCGTCGGACCGCTCACGCGCGCCTTCTTGGTACGCAACATCGTTGAGCGCGCGGAAAAACTGGCGTGA
- a CDS encoding PH domain-containing protein, with protein sequence MSYHRVHRLTPLLQLWSVILAVIAAFALNVNMEALRGIFAFVTGEHSAADLRDIGLALAGFIAVCAVVWLVSGVWWRQMGYRLGEEELTLRRGVISKQQRTARYDRTQAVDVVEPVIARLFRLAAVRVETAGGQSSAIEIAYLKKRDAEALRAEILSRVHGEPHAEEPAEEQPAEEEDNVLIPEIPIARSLAAAALHASTIVLLAALVFLVVTPMSLTITLPILLATVPRAWNVIDSSWRYTASLDDGVLNITYGLADRRRQNIRLERIHAVQVTQPFLWRPFGWYETRVSVAGYGGTASGEGSGSTRIVPVGKREQARQFLPADAAPTYASPARAKWVSPIDYRQQTVALAGDYVIVRAGRFNRRVQAIELRHIQELTLRRGPISQLFGLATVELDLVQGPVKMAARNLALVDAHALLNRLRSRDLPELTPLP encoded by the coding sequence ATGAGTTACCACCGCGTCCACCGCTTGACCCCGCTGCTGCAGCTGTGGTCGGTCATCCTGGCCGTCATCGCGGCTTTTGCCTTAAACGTCAATATGGAGGCACTGCGCGGAATCTTTGCCTTCGTTACCGGCGAACACAGCGCCGCGGACCTGCGCGATATCGGCCTCGCCCTAGCCGGATTCATTGCAGTATGCGCGGTGGTTTGGCTCGTATCCGGCGTGTGGTGGCGCCAGATGGGCTACCGGCTGGGCGAGGAGGAACTCACCTTGCGCCGCGGGGTTATTTCGAAGCAGCAGCGCACGGCGCGCTATGACCGCACGCAGGCGGTTGACGTCGTCGAGCCCGTTATCGCCCGGCTCTTCCGGCTCGCGGCAGTGCGCGTGGAAACGGCCGGCGGGCAGTCGTCCGCCATCGAAATCGCCTACCTGAAAAAGCGCGATGCCGAGGCCCTGCGCGCCGAAATCCTCTCCCGCGTCCACGGCGAGCCGCACGCCGAGGAACCGGCTGAAGAACAGCCGGCCGAGGAAGAGGACAACGTCCTCATCCCCGAAATCCCCATCGCGCGTTCCCTGGCCGCAGCCGCCTTGCACGCGTCCACGATCGTCCTCCTTGCGGCCCTCGTCTTCCTCGTGGTCACGCCGATGTCCCTGACCATCACGCTGCCCATCCTTTTAGCCACCGTCCCGCGCGCCTGGAACGTGATTGACTCCTCGTGGCGCTATACCGCCAGCCTTGATGATGGCGTGCTCAATATCACCTACGGCCTAGCCGATCGCCGCCGCCAAAACATCCGCCTCGAGCGCATCCACGCCGTCCAGGTCACCCAGCCGTTCCTGTGGCGGCCCTTCGGCTGGTACGAAACGCGCGTGTCGGTCGCCGGCTACGGTGGCACGGCCAGCGGCGAGGGATCGGGGTCGACGCGGATCGTGCCCGTCGGCAAGCGCGAGCAAGCCCGGCAATTCCTGCCCGCCGATGCCGCCCCGACCTACGCCTCGCCCGCGCGAGCCAAATGGGTCTCGCCCATCGATTACCGGCAGCAAACCGTCGCGCTGGCCGGCGACTACGTCATCGTGCGCGCCGGCCGCTTCAACCGCCGCGTCCAAGCCATCGAGCTGCGCCACATCCAGGAACTCACCCTGCGCCGCGGCCCGATTTCCCAGCTATTCGGCCTAGCCACGGTGGAGCTCGATCTCGTACAGGGGCCCGTGAAGATGGCGGCGCGCAACCTCGCGCTTGTCGATGCCCACGCGCTGCTTAACCGCCTGCGCTCCCGCGACCTGCCAGAACTTACACCGCTCCCTTAA
- a CDS encoding O-acetylhomoserine/O-acetylserine sulfhydrylase — translation MTTKYDNSNADWSFATRSVHAGQNLDGAHNSRNVPIYQTTSYVFNDAEHAANRFNLSDAGPIYTRLTNPTQDALEERLASLEGGVAAVAFASGQAAETAAIFNLASAGDHIVTSPRLYGGTSTLFTVTLKRLGIDVTLVENPDDPQSWQDAVQPNTKAFYGETFGNPVADVLDIPAIAEVAHTNQVPLIVDNTIATAALARPLDLGADIVVVSTTKFYTGNGSAVGGAIIDGGSFDWTVERDGKPVFPYFVTPDEAYHGLKYADLGAPAFALKARAGLLRDTGAAISPFNAWLTLNGIETVGLRIDKHNANAQAVAEYLEGHAKVTKVNYAGLDSSPYKKVKEKLGYSYTGSVLSFDIDGGREEAWAFIDALKLHSNLANIGDTRSLAVHPATTTHSQSDDAALAAAGIAQSTIRLSVGIEDIDDIIADLELGFNALA, via the coding sequence ATGACGACGAAATACGATAACTCCAACGCAGACTGGTCCTTCGCCACCCGCTCCGTTCATGCAGGCCAAAACCTCGACGGTGCGCACAACTCCCGCAACGTGCCGATTTACCAAACCACCTCGTACGTCTTTAATGACGCCGAGCACGCGGCGAACCGCTTTAACCTCTCCGATGCAGGCCCCATCTACACCCGCCTGACCAACCCAACGCAGGATGCGCTGGAAGAGCGCCTGGCCTCCCTTGAAGGCGGCGTGGCCGCCGTAGCCTTTGCCTCCGGCCAGGCCGCAGAGACTGCGGCCATTTTCAACCTCGCCTCGGCAGGCGATCACATCGTTACCTCCCCGCGCCTCTACGGCGGCACCTCCACGCTTTTTACCGTCACACTCAAGCGGCTTGGCATCGACGTCACCCTCGTAGAAAACCCGGACGATCCCCAATCCTGGCAGGACGCCGTGCAGCCCAATACCAAGGCCTTTTACGGCGAGACCTTTGGCAACCCGGTAGCCGATGTCCTCGACATCCCAGCCATCGCCGAGGTCGCCCACACTAACCAGGTCCCGCTCATCGTGGATAACACCATCGCCACCGCGGCGCTGGCCCGCCCGCTCGACTTGGGCGCGGACATCGTCGTGGTGTCGACCACGAAGTTCTACACCGGCAACGGTTCTGCCGTGGGCGGCGCGATTATCGATGGCGGCTCCTTCGACTGGACCGTCGAGCGCGACGGCAAGCCAGTATTCCCCTACTTCGTCACCCCGGACGAGGCCTACCACGGCCTAAAATACGCCGATCTTGGCGCCCCCGCCTTCGCGCTTAAGGCCCGCGCCGGCCTGCTACGCGATACCGGCGCCGCCATTTCCCCGTTCAATGCATGGCTGACGCTTAACGGCATTGAGACGGTAGGGCTGCGCATCGACAAGCACAATGCCAACGCCCAGGCCGTGGCCGAGTACCTGGAAGGCCACGCCAAGGTGACAAAGGTCAACTACGCCGGCCTGGATTCCTCGCCGTATAAGAAGGTCAAGGAGAAGCTGGGCTATTCCTACACCGGCTCTGTGCTGTCCTTCGATATTGACGGCGGGCGCGAGGAAGCATGGGCGTTTATCGATGCCCTGAAACTCCACTCCAACCTCGCCAATATCGGCGATACCCGCTCGCTGGCGGTTCACCCGGCGACCACCACGCACTCGCAGTCCGATGATGCCGCCCTGGCCGCGGCGGGTATTGCGCAGTCCACCATCCGATTGTCCGTGGGCATTGAAGATATCGACGACATCATTGCTGACCTCGAACTGGGATTTAACGCACTGGCATGA
- a CDS encoding anti-sigma factor produces the protein MSNTHEFSEAEFDDFLDSLPEIDPPPEMKDKVFSSLDAEAEVVELPRRRWRAFVAVPAAAAVLIAGVVLWIPHQDGEDAGEDNTVVAESPGKESMHHIMEADDLIQGKADASGARLDIVSSASMGKSGAMVDGQPELKEGMGAQVWAISEDKTMTSAGVIGQDPHDGVWMPFESNAVKVMVTEEPAAGSAEPTGRTLVEVRLS, from the coding sequence ATGAGCAACACTCACGAGTTTTCTGAAGCGGAGTTTGATGATTTCCTCGATTCCCTTCCTGAGATCGATCCGCCGCCCGAGATGAAGGACAAGGTGTTTTCCTCCCTCGATGCGGAGGCCGAGGTGGTGGAGCTGCCGCGCCGGCGCTGGCGGGCTTTTGTTGCGGTCCCCGCGGCCGCGGCCGTTTTGATTGCCGGTGTGGTGTTGTGGATTCCCCACCAGGATGGAGAAGACGCTGGTGAGGACAATACCGTGGTGGCAGAATCGCCTGGTAAGGAGTCCATGCACCACATCATGGAGGCCGACGACCTGATTCAAGGAAAGGCCGATGCCTCAGGCGCGCGGTTGGATATCGTGTCCTCGGCCTCGATGGGTAAATCCGGCGCGATGGTCGATGGCCAGCCCGAGCTGAAGGAAGGCATGGGCGCGCAGGTGTGGGCGATTTCCGAGGATAAAACGATGACCTCGGCCGGCGTCATCGGCCAAGACCCGCACGACGGTGTGTGGATGCCCTTTGAGAGTAATGCCGTCAAGGTCATGGTGACGGAGGAGCCCGCCGCAGGCAGTGCGGAACCTACGGGGCGCACGCTCGTCGAGGTGCGCCTGAGCTAG
- a CDS encoding DUF3017 domain-containing protein — MNLDNPHDAHLTPSPLPASAQWVAIGLFIAGVALSGGYAIFEYWRRATFLLGLALLWLTVVRLTCDSSRVGVLAVRSRRFDATFTGVIGALMAFLAYSVDALGS; from the coding sequence GTGAATTTAGACAATCCCCACGACGCGCACCTGACACCGTCCCCGCTGCCTGCCTCCGCGCAGTGGGTGGCCATCGGGCTCTTCATCGCCGGGGTAGCCTTGTCCGGCGGCTACGCCATTTTCGAGTATTGGCGCAGGGCTACCTTCTTGCTCGGGCTTGCGCTGCTGTGGCTGACGGTGGTGCGCCTGACGTGCGATTCGAGCCGCGTCGGCGTGCTGGCGGTGCGCTCGCGCCGCTTCGATGCCACGTTTACCGGCGTCATCGGCGCGCTGATGGCCTTTCTCGCCTACTCCGTGGACGCGCTGGGCAGTTAG
- a CDS encoding cytochrome c biogenesis protein CcdA, producing the protein MLETLFIGFTGGLITGISPCILPVLPLVVAVSGGSRRRPWQVVGGLVTSFTLVTLFATTVLNALHLPADIVWKVGVVLLILVGLGMIFPKVQEILEWPFQKLPHAGGLQAKARDKGGFAVGLAMGVIFVPCAGPVLATISVAGATGQIDAHILVLCLSFAAGVAIPLLAFALGGNEAGKRVDAFRRHQRPLRITAGILVIAMAIAIAAGVPTWLQKKLPSVEWKGETSASAEGTPVPEFQGLTGWFNTDEPVDPRTNGKVTLIDFWAYACINCQRNNEHITKIYDHYKDFGLEVVGIHAPEYAFEREAANVRKAAKEQGINYPVAQDNDFATWKAFDNHYWPAHYLVDSNGTVRETHHGEGDYAATERHIRELLPERDPGVALPEPLEGSDYTGASERNPETYLGTDRARYFDNNGYRPGTHDFELGEPKPGQYSLGGTWTLEDQPITAGDNARLRLNYHAAWVQLVVSGKGTVTLHRGNGDTEEFPIHEDGTIDLVKGEEMSETIELEVSEGLKLYSFTFG; encoded by the coding sequence ATGCTAGAGACACTGTTTATCGGGTTTACCGGTGGCCTCATCACGGGAATTTCCCCGTGTATCCTGCCGGTTCTACCCCTCGTCGTCGCGGTCAGCGGCGGCTCGCGCCGGCGGCCTTGGCAGGTAGTAGGTGGGCTGGTCACTAGCTTCACCCTCGTGACGCTTTTCGCCACTACGGTTCTCAACGCCCTGCATCTGCCCGCCGACATCGTGTGGAAGGTGGGCGTCGTCTTACTCATCCTCGTGGGCCTCGGCATGATTTTCCCCAAGGTGCAAGAAATACTCGAATGGCCCTTCCAGAAACTGCCACACGCCGGCGGGCTGCAAGCCAAGGCGCGCGATAAGGGAGGATTCGCCGTGGGCCTGGCCATGGGCGTCATCTTCGTCCCCTGCGCCGGGCCGGTCCTCGCGACGATTTCCGTCGCCGGGGCTACCGGCCAGATCGACGCCCATATCCTTGTGCTCTGCCTGTCCTTCGCGGCTGGCGTCGCCATCCCTCTTCTTGCCTTCGCCCTTGGCGGCAACGAGGCCGGCAAACGCGTTGACGCTTTCCGACGCCACCAACGCCCCCTCCGCATCACCGCCGGCATCTTGGTCATCGCCATGGCGATTGCCATTGCCGCAGGCGTGCCGACGTGGCTGCAAAAGAAGCTGCCGAGTGTGGAGTGGAAGGGGGAGACATCGGCAAGCGCGGAGGGCACCCCCGTACCCGAGTTCCAGGGCCTGACCGGGTGGTTTAATACCGACGAGCCCGTAGATCCCCGCACAAATGGGAAGGTAACGCTCATCGACTTCTGGGCCTATGCCTGCATCAACTGCCAGCGCAACAACGAGCACATCACCAAAATCTACGACCACTACAAGGACTTTGGACTCGAGGTCGTGGGAATCCACGCGCCCGAGTACGCCTTCGAGCGCGAGGCCGCCAACGTCCGCAAGGCCGCCAAGGAGCAAGGCATCAATTATCCGGTCGCCCAAGATAACGACTTCGCCACGTGGAAGGCATTCGACAACCACTACTGGCCGGCGCACTACTTGGTAGACAGCAACGGTACTGTGCGCGAAACCCACCACGGCGAGGGCGATTACGCCGCCACCGAGCGCCACATTCGTGAGCTTTTGCCCGAGCGCGACCCCGGCGTTGCGCTACCCGAGCCGTTGGAAGGAAGCGATTACACAGGGGCCTCGGAGCGCAATCCGGAAACCTACCTGGGCACGGATCGGGCTCGTTATTTCGACAACAACGGTTACCGCCCCGGAACCCACGATTTTGAGCTCGGCGAGCCGAAACCGGGCCAGTATTCGCTGGGTGGGACGTGGACGCTGGAGGACCAGCCCATTACTGCGGGCGACAACGCCCGGCTTCGCCTGAACTATCACGCCGCATGGGTACAGTTGGTGGTCTCCGGGAAAGGCACCGTTACCCTGCACCGCGGAAACGGCGATACCGAGGAATTCCCCATCCACGAGGATGGCACGATTGACCTGGTCAAGGGAGAGGAAATGTCGGAGACCATCGAGCTCGAGGTCAGCGAAGGACTAAAGCTTTACTCGTTTACCTTCGGTTAA
- a CDS encoding HNH endonuclease signature motif containing protein, with translation MISDYLAAINSPMALIGECAGLSEAELIDRGFSDKEAAEFARLADTYFGRTSFSAKQRAARTTALPLDALKIIEVHAQKLKTQRAAWALREELCRLNVSTSEIEKRARRRVKEERTQKRAEGVRLTRRTDDLWTLTITAESDLVAEINNHVSTVDDARRVFAEGAATSTITTNVVLTLDDMVKVTHGEDEVTLQLTNGATITGAQLAERALADAGLITLIHPVTGPVNLYHTRRLATWKQRQMAMAENPVCPWPDCHIPADECQVHHLQPWLLGGEINAENLTIACKYHNAVNDDDPNAPPRRGRLERRPHEGIVWRPLWAR, from the coding sequence ATGATTTCGGATTACCTCGCAGCAATCAACTCCCCGATGGCGCTCATCGGGGAGTGCGCCGGGCTATCCGAAGCCGAATTGATAGACCGCGGTTTCAGCGATAAAGAGGCCGCGGAATTCGCGCGCTTGGCGGATACGTACTTTGGCAGGACATCGTTTAGCGCCAAGCAGCGCGCCGCCCGCACCACCGCGCTCCCGCTCGATGCGCTGAAAATCATTGAGGTGCACGCGCAGAAGCTGAAGACCCAGCGCGCGGCGTGGGCCCTGCGCGAGGAGCTGTGCCGACTCAACGTTTCTACCAGCGAGATAGAAAAGCGCGCCCGCCGCCGCGTCAAGGAGGAACGCACCCAGAAGCGCGCGGAGGGCGTCCGGCTCACCCGCCGCACCGATGACCTGTGGACGCTGACCATCACCGCGGAATCGGACTTGGTGGCCGAGATTAATAACCACGTCTCCACCGTGGACGATGCGCGCCGGGTCTTTGCAGAGGGCGCGGCTACCTCCACCATCACCACCAACGTGGTCCTGACCCTGGATGACATGGTGAAGGTCACCCACGGCGAGGACGAGGTCACCCTGCAGCTGACCAACGGCGCCACCATCACCGGTGCGCAGCTAGCGGAGCGCGCGCTTGCCGATGCCGGCCTCATCACCCTCATCCACCCCGTCACCGGCCCCGTGAACCTGTACCACACGCGCCGTCTGGCCACCTGGAAGCAGCGACAGATGGCGATGGCGGAAAATCCTGTGTGCCCGTGGCCTGATTGCCATATCCCTGCCGATGAATGCCAGGTTCACCACCTGCAACCGTGGCTGCTCGGCGGCGAGATCAATGCTGAGAACCTGACCATCGCCTGCAAGTATCACAATGCCGTCAACGACGATGACCCCAATGCCCCGCCCCGTCGTGGGCGCCTGGAGCGCCGCCCGCACGAAGGCATCGTGTGGCGCCCGCTCTGGGCCCGATAA